The following proteins are co-located in the Apium graveolens cultivar Ventura chromosome 5, ASM990537v1, whole genome shotgun sequence genome:
- the LOC141661950 gene encoding cinnamoyl-CoA reductase 1-like — MPSVSGQVVCVTGAGGFIASWLVKLLLEKGYTVRGTVRNPGDPKNGHLRELEGAEERLILCKADLLDYESLREAINGCDGVFHTASPVTDDPEQMVEPAVIGTKNVIVAAAEAKVRRVIFTSSIGAVYMSSNRSPDEVIDESCWSDLEFCKNTRNWYCYGKAVAEQAAWEEAKQRGVDMVALNPVLVLGPVLQSTINASIVHILKYLTGSAKTYANSVQAYVHVKDVAAAHILLFENPSATGRYLCAESSLHRGDVVEILAKYFPEYPIPTKCSDQVKPRAKPLKFSNQKLKDLGFEFTPVKQCLYETVKSLQEKGHLPVPTQQQQDANVQRVHIQS; from the exons ATGCCTTCTGTTTCAGGCCAGGTTGTTTGTGTCACCGGCGCCGGAGGTTTCATCGCTTCATGGTTGGTTAAGTTGCTTCTGGAGAAAGGTTATACTGTTCGTGGAACTGTTAGAAATCCAG GTGATCCAAAGAATGGTCATCTGAGAGAGCTTGAAGGAGCGGAGGAGAGATTGATATTATGCAAAGCTGATCTACTTGATTACGAAAGTCTGCGAGAAGCCATCAATGGCTGTGATGGTGTTTTCCACACTGCATCTCCGGTTACTGATGATCCT GAACAAATGGTGGAACCAGCAGTAATTGGAACTAAGAATGTGATTGTTGCAGCTGCGGAAGCCAAAGTCCGTCGTGTTATTTTCACTTCGTCTATTGGGGCTGTTTACATGTCTTCTAACAGGAGCCCTGATGAGGTTATTGATGAAAGTTGCTGGAGTGATCTCGAATTCTGCAAGAACACTAGG AACTGGTATTGCTATGGTAAAGCGGTAGCAGAGCAAGCGGCCTGGGAAGAGGCAAAGCAGAGAGGAGTAGACATGGTGGCACTTAATCCGGTACTGGTGCTTGGACCAGTTCTGCAGTCAACTATAAATGCCAGCATTGTTCATATCCTCAAATACCTCACCGGATCAGCCAAGACTTATGCTAACTCAGTTCAGGCCTATGTCCATGTTAAGGATGTTGCAGCTGCACACATTCTTCTGTTTGAGAATCCGTCTGCAACCGGACGCTACCTCTGTGCCGAGAGCTCACTTCACCGCGGTGATGTTGTCGAAATTCTGGCAAAATATTTTCCGGAATATCCTATTCCTACCAA GTGTTCTGATCAAGTTAAGCCAAGAGCAAAGCCGCTGAAGTTCTCAAACCAAAAGCTAAAGGATTTGGGATTCGAGTTTACACCAGTGAAGCAATGCTTATATGAAACTGTGAAGAGTTTGCAGGAGAAAGGTCACCTCCCAGTCCCTACCCAGCAGCAACAAGATGCTAATGTTCAACGCGTTCATATCCAGTCTTAG
- the LOC141661949 gene encoding metal transporter Nramp1-like has protein sequence MAGSASSQPQFMSSMGNMSSSSNEPLMDNSDVEKIVVPEKTSWKNLFAYMGPGFLVSIAYIDPGNFQTDLQAGADHKYELLWIILVASIAALIIQSLAANLGVVTGKHLAEHCRTEYEKVPNFILWILAEISIVACDIPEVLGTAFALNMLFHIPVWIGVLLTGISTLILLALQQYGVRKLEFLIAFLVFTIAGCFLAELGYAKPVASEVLYGLFVPQLKGNGSVLAAISLLGAMVMPHNLFLHSALVLSRKVPRSVKGIKEACRLYMVESGFALVVAFLINVSVIAVSGSVCNSSSLSADTVKSCQDLSLNRAAFLLRNVLGNWSSKLFAIALLASGQSSTITGTYAGQYVMQGFLDLRLKPWLRNLLTRSLAIVPSLIVALIGGSSGAGQLIIVTSMILSFELPFALIPLLKFTSSKTKMGLYANTIALSATTWMIGFLIMGINIYFLVDMLISGLVHSPLKIVAKVFCGILGFSGMLLYLAGIAYLILRKNKEASHLLALTTPESRQMTNEAGNASVYSLPREDIVSMQLPQRTTTTDIE, from the exons ATGGCAGGCTCAGCTTCTTCACAACCACAGTTTATGTCTAGCATGGGGAATATGAGTTCTTCATCAAATGAACCCCTCATGGACAATTCTGATGTCGAGAAAATTGTCGTTCCTGAG AAAACAAGCTGGAAGAACCTGTTTGCCTATATGGGACCAGGATTTCTAGTTTCTATTGCATATATTGATCCAGGGAATT TTCAAACTGATCTACAGGCTGGAGCTGATCACAAATATGAG CTTCTTTGGATCATACTAGTGGCCTCAATTGCTGCCTTAATTATCCAATCTTTGGCCGCAAACCTCGGAGTTGTAACAG GTAAACATCTAGCAGAGCACTGCAGAACTGAATATGAAAAGGTTCCAAATTTCATTTTGTGGATTCTTGCTGAAATCTCCATAGTTGCGTGTGACATTCCTGAAG TGCTAGGAACTGCATTTGCTTTAAACATGCTCTTCCATATACCAGTGTGGATTGGCGTTCTTCTTACAGGAATTAGTACACTGATTCTACTAGCATTACAGCAATATGGG GTGAGGAAACTTGAGTTCCTGATTGCTTTCCTGGTATTTACAATTGCCGGATGCTTTCTAGCAGAGCTCGGATATGCAAAGCCAGTTGCTTCAGAAGTCCTATATGGACTTTTTGTTCCTCAACTGAAAGGAAATGGTTCTGTCCTCGCGGCAATTTCACTACTTGGTGCTATGGTTATGCC CCACAATCTTTTCCTCCACTCAGCTCTAGTGCTTTCTAGGAAAGTACCAAGATCTGTAAAGGGCATAAAG GAGGCTTGCAGATTGTACATGGTAGAAAGTGGATTTGCTCTGGTGGTGGCCTTTCTGATTAATGTCTCAGTTATCGCCGTAAGTGGTTCAGTTTGCAATTCCTCGAGCTTAAGCGCAGATACTGTGAAGAGCTGTCAAGACTTGAGTTTGAACAGAGCAGCCTTTTTGCTTAGA AATGTTTTAGGCAATTGGAGCTCCAAACTTTTTGCAATTGCTTTGCTTGCCTCTGGTCAGAGTTCAACAATAACCGGAACGTATGCTGGGCAGTACGTTATGCAA GGATTTCTTGACTTACGACTGAAACCATGGCTCAGGAATTTGTTAACTCGAAGTTTGGCTATTGTCCCTAGTCTAATTGTTGCACTCATAGGTGGTTCATCTGGGGCAGGGCAGCTGATTATTGTAACATCG ATGATCTTGTCATTTGAACTCCCTTTTGCTCTCATTCCACTTCTGAAGTTCACAAGTAGCAAGACAAAGATGGGCTTATATGCCAACACGATTGCG CTCTCAGCAACTACTTGGATGATTGGATTCCTAATAATGGGCATTAACATATATTTCCTGGTGGACATGTTGATTAGCGGGCTTGTTCATAGCCCCCTGAAAATCGTGGCCAAAGTATTTTGCGGAATATTAGGATTTTCAGGCATGTTGCTTTATTTGGCTGGGATTGCATATCTAATTTTGCGGAAAAACAAAGAAGCTTCACATCTTCTGGCACTAACAACACCAGAAAGTCGACAGATGACTAACGAGGCAGGTAATGCATCAGTTTATAGTCTCCCCAGAGAGGACATAGTAAGCATGCAATTACCTCAGAGGACTACGACTACAGACATCGAGTAA